In Carya illinoinensis cultivar Pawnee chromosome 9, C.illinoinensisPawnee_v1, whole genome shotgun sequence, the following are encoded in one genomic region:
- the LOC122276760 gene encoding cysteine-rich receptor-like protein kinase 25, producing the protein MATNKTIWLTVSRRPLFSKANVLHMSYVFSSQVQAAPSPKIASTIPVSTPSSLPSSNASRNIEFYNTTSGQNTSDPVYGLFLCRGDITFQMCRTCVAAATEELAAKCSREKVAIILYDECMIRYSNESFFSTVAVRCRIHPLNTQNITEQDRFNRLCMPNLSSADCNWCLQSAINRLPICCGGKQGRRALFPSCNIRKNKNLNNHDSRHCCSNCCLLIRRRRKKFDAGQGDNALNDITTVESLQFDFSTIEAATNKFSDNSKLGEGGFGVVYKAALSPTQVFGLGPVNTKRVLRDGGHGSGRGVSDAKVNIVF; encoded by the exons ATGGCTACCAATAAAACCATATGGTTGACTGTGTCAAGAAGACCCCTCTTCTCGAAGGCAAATGTCTTGCATATGTCTTACGTTTTCAGCAGTCAAGTCCAGGCAG CACCTTCTCCCAAAATAGCCTCTACAATTCCAGTCTCAACTCCCTCTTCTCTTCCCTCCTCCAATGCCAGCCGCAACATCGAATTCTACAACACCACCTCCGGCCAGAACACCTCCGACCCCGTCTACGGCCTCTTCCTCTGCCGTGGCGACATCACTTTCCAAATGTGCCGAACATGCGTGGCTGCCGCGACCGAAGAGCTTGCCGCAAAATGTTCAAGGGAAAAGGTTGCTATTATTTTGTATGACGAGTGCATGATTCGCTACTCCAACGAGTCTTTCTTTTCCACCGTGGCCGTAAGGTGCAGGATTCATCCGTTGAACACGCAGAACATCACGGAACAAGACCGATTTAATCGGCTG TGCATGCCGAACCTGTCTAGCGCCGATTGCAACTGGTGTCTCCAGTCAGCTATCAACCGTCTTCCAATATGTTGTGGTGGGAAGCAAGGGAGAAGGGCTTTGTTTCCTAGTTGTAACATTAG gaaaaacaaaaatctcaacAACCACGATAGTCGCCATTGTTGCTCCAATTGCTGTCTCCTAATTAGGAGACGTAGAAAGAAGTTCGATGCAGGACAAGGAGATAATG CTTTAAATGATATTACCACTGTAGAGTCCTTGCAATTTGATTTTAGTACAATTGAAGCTGCGACGAACAAATTCTCCGACAACAGCAAGCTAGGTGAAGGTGGATTTGGTGTGGTTTACAAG GCCGCGCTCTCACCAACTCAAGTCTTTGGTCTTGGGCCTGTGAACACAAAGAGAGTACTGAGAGACGGTGGTCATGGTAGTGGCAGGGGAGTCTCTGATGCCAAAGTCAATATCGTCTTTTGA